The following proteins are co-located in the Pseudomonas antarctica genome:
- a CDS encoding TonB-dependent receptor: MSLSSLWRLTPLAAALLICSEAHALELQPQVITGNPLGSEQLASPTTVLEGDDLTLQQKGSLGETLNKQPGVSSSYFGPGASRPIIRGQDGDRIRILRNGVGALDASSLSYDHAVPLDPVNVERIEIVRGPAALLYGGSAIGGVVNTFDNRIPTEAIEGIHGAGELRYGGADTTRSSAGKLEAGNGTFALHLDANARAFNDLKIPGFARSRHAPETEAGPGKNGRLGNSDGRQDGGAVGGSYTWDDGYAGLSYSNYDANYGSPAEQDVRIRMKQDHYAFASEIRNLQGPFTSVKLDAGYTDYEHREIEGGETGTIFKNKGYEARVEARHQPLGPFDGVVGAQVTRNEFSALGEEAFVPQTDTNAGALFILEEMQATERLKLSLGGRLEHTNIDPNAKGNARFAGADKSKDFTAGSLSSGAVYTLTPIWSLAATLGYTERAPTFYELYANGAHVATGTYELGDANLKKEKAVSSDLALRFDNGTHKGSFGVFYSRFSNYIGLLGTGRTLNDEGEEDAGGIPEYTYSGVRARFAGFEAQDHWKLGEGVYGKFALELSGDYTRATNLDTGEALPRIAPLRLNSGLLWELDRWQARIDVEHAAGQGRVPNNESGTDGYTTLGASAGYRFNVGDSQWLAFVNGENLTNQTVRYASSILRDIAPAPGRSVQFGIRTTF; encoded by the coding sequence ATGTCCCTCTCCTCTCTCTGGCGCTTGACCCCGCTTGCCGCCGCCCTGCTGATCTGCTCTGAAGCCCACGCCCTTGAGCTGCAACCCCAAGTCATTACCGGCAACCCGCTGGGCAGCGAACAACTCGCCTCGCCCACCACCGTGCTGGAAGGCGATGACCTGACACTGCAACAAAAAGGCAGCCTCGGCGAGACCCTGAACAAGCAGCCGGGTGTGTCGTCGTCGTACTTTGGCCCAGGTGCCAGCCGGCCGATCATTCGAGGCCAGGATGGCGACCGCATTCGCATTCTGCGCAACGGCGTGGGCGCGTTGGATGCGTCGTCGCTGTCCTACGACCATGCGGTGCCGTTGGACCCGGTCAACGTCGAGCGTATTGAAATCGTGCGTGGCCCGGCCGCGCTGTTGTATGGCGGCAGCGCGATTGGCGGCGTGGTCAACACGTTCGATAACCGCATCCCCACCGAAGCCATCGAAGGCATTCACGGTGCGGGTGAATTGCGCTATGGCGGCGCCGACACTACCCGCAGCAGCGCCGGCAAACTGGAAGCCGGCAACGGCACCTTCGCCCTGCATCTGGACGCCAATGCGCGGGCATTCAACGACCTCAAGATCCCAGGTTTTGCCCGCAGCCGCCATGCCCCGGAAACCGAAGCCGGCCCCGGCAAGAATGGCCGCCTGGGCAACAGCGACGGGCGCCAGGACGGCGGCGCCGTGGGCGGTTCCTACACCTGGGACGACGGTTATGCCGGGCTGTCCTACAGCAACTACGACGCCAACTACGGCTCACCCGCCGAACAGGACGTGCGCATCCGCATGAAGCAGGATCACTACGCCTTTGCGTCCGAGATCCGCAACCTGCAAGGTCCGTTTACCTCGGTAAAACTCGACGCGGGCTACACCGACTACGAGCACCGCGAAATCGAAGGCGGCGAAACCGGCACGATCTTCAAGAACAAGGGTTATGAGGCGCGCGTTGAAGCCCGCCACCAACCGCTGGGCCCATTCGATGGCGTGGTGGGCGCACAAGTGACCCGTAACGAGTTTTCGGCACTCGGCGAAGAAGCCTTTGTGCCACAGACCGATACCAACGCCGGCGCGTTGTTTATCCTCGAAGAAATGCAGGCCACCGAGCGCCTCAAACTCAGCCTCGGCGGGCGCCTGGAACATACGAACATCGACCCGAACGCCAAGGGCAATGCGCGCTTTGCAGGCGCCGACAAATCCAAGGACTTCACCGCCGGCAGCCTGTCCTCCGGCGCGGTCTACACCCTCACGCCGATCTGGTCGCTGGCCGCAACCTTGGGCTACACCGAACGCGCGCCGACCTTCTACGAGCTGTATGCCAACGGCGCCCACGTCGCTACCGGCACTTACGAGTTGGGCGACGCCAACCTGAAGAAAGAAAAAGCCGTGTCCAGCGACCTCGCGCTGCGCTTTGACAACGGCACCCACAAGGGCAGCTTTGGCGTGTTTTATAGCCGCTTCTCCAATTACATCGGTTTGTTGGGCACAGGTCGTACGCTCAACGATGAAGGTGAAGAAGACGCAGGTGGTATTCCTGAGTACACATACTCCGGCGTACGGGCACGTTTCGCCGGCTTCGAGGCCCAGGATCACTGGAAACTTGGCGAAGGTGTCTACGGCAAATTCGCCTTGGAGCTGTCGGGGGATTACACCCGCGCCACCAACCTCGATACGGGTGAAGCCTTGCCACGCATCGCGCCCCTGCGCTTGAACAGCGGTTTGCTGTGGGAACTGGACCGCTGGCAAGCGCGGATCGACGTGGAACACGCGGCGGGCCAAGGGCGTGTGCCGAATAACGAAAGCGGCACCGATGGCTACACCACGCTGGGCGCAAGCGCGGGTTATCGCTTCAATGTCGGTGACAGCCAGTGGCTGGCGTTCGTCAATGGCGAAAACCTGACCAACCAGACCGTGCGCTACGCCAGCTCGATCCTGCGCGATATCGCGCCGGCGCCGGGACGCAGTGTGCAGTTTGGTATACGCACCACCTTCTAA
- a CDS encoding PadR family transcriptional regulator, whose translation MRDHPHQRDGFDPRAGRGRGPRVFAPGDLKLLLPALIAEQPCHGYDLIRQIESLFDGAYTPSPGVIYPTLTFLEESDLIQGDADGGKKRYTITDAGRLFLSEQAVALEGVRMRIDVSKRSLRGHDRPPEIHEAVHNLRHALHSHHGRWSPEEIVRVAALLNRTAQAIADGKDQ comes from the coding sequence ATGCGAGACCATCCTCACCAGCGCGACGGCTTTGACCCCCGCGCAGGTCGCGGTCGCGGCCCCCGGGTGTTTGCACCCGGTGATTTGAAACTGTTGCTGCCGGCCCTGATCGCCGAACAGCCCTGCCATGGCTACGACCTGATCCGCCAGATCGAAAGCCTGTTCGACGGCGCCTATACCCCAAGTCCCGGCGTGATTTACCCCACCCTGACCTTTCTTGAAGAGAGCGATCTGATCCAGGGCGACGCCGACGGCGGAAAAAAACGCTACACAATTACCGATGCCGGTCGTCTCTTCCTAAGCGAACAAGCCGTTGCGCTGGAGGGTGTGCGCATGCGCATCGACGTCAGCAAACGCTCATTACGCGGCCACGACCGCCCACCGGAAATTCACGAGGCGGTACACAACCTGCGTCACGCCTTGCATTCGCACCACGGGCGCTGGAGCCCGGAAGAAATCGTTCGTGTCGCGGCGCTGCTCAATCGCACCGCTCAAGCCATTGCCGACGGGAAAGACCAATGA
- a CDS encoding fimbrial protein codes for MNSHNVMVLGGLLLAFMGSACAVEDGEDIEGMSGMLNVLGTMHESPCSLEMTSVHQTIDLGAVSTSQLQRPGDQATSVAFQLRFSDCHRTAGSIRSERTGNLAWSAFQPVLSVAFMAPADADDPRLVKVQGITGMGLYLTDAMGRNVQLGSRGEPLFLTLGSDTQTWNVQPTRTSAPLSSGAFKAVVDFRLNYE; via the coding sequence ATGAATTCGCACAATGTGATGGTCCTGGGCGGCCTGTTGCTGGCCTTTATGGGGAGTGCATGCGCCGTCGAGGACGGCGAGGATATCGAGGGCATGAGCGGCATGCTGAATGTTCTCGGGACCATGCATGAGTCCCCTTGCAGCCTGGAGATGACGTCGGTTCATCAGACGATTGACCTGGGCGCCGTGTCCACCAGCCAATTGCAGCGGCCGGGTGATCAGGCGACATCGGTGGCCTTTCAGTTGCGCTTCAGCGATTGCCACCGCACCGCAGGCAGCATCCGCAGTGAGCGAACGGGGAACCTGGCATGGAGTGCTTTTCAACCCGTGCTGTCGGTAGCGTTCATGGCGCCCGCCGATGCCGATGATCCACGGTTGGTCAAAGTGCAAGGCATCACCGGGATGGGCCTGTATTTGACCGACGCCATGGGACGCAATGTACAGCTCGGCTCAAGAGGCGAACCTTTGTTTTTGACCTTGGGCAGCGATACCCAGACCTGGAATGTTCAACCCACGCGCACCTCTGCACCGTTAAGCAGCGGGGCATTCAAGGCTGTGGTGGATTTCAGGCTCAATTATGAGTGA
- a CDS encoding fimbrial protein, giving the protein MKTALLSIGLLLGSMSVAQAADGTVTFLGSVHSGACSIKPDSVDQTVRLGAIAKHQLQAGGKSEARSVRIELEGCDLTGLTDNTVTTTFTASPSSAVPGAIGTVGGAGNIGIMMTHGGQVIDLGTPTTPQAITTGDNTLEFGAYVQGAATGDIVPGDFSAVTNFTLAYQ; this is encoded by the coding sequence ATGAAAACTGCACTGTTGTCTATCGGGCTGCTGCTGGGGTCGATGTCCGTGGCTCAAGCGGCGGATGGAACGGTTACATTTTTGGGGTCTGTCCACTCGGGTGCCTGCTCTATTAAACCTGACTCTGTAGATCAGACCGTTCGCCTGGGGGCTATCGCGAAGCATCAGCTGCAAGCAGGCGGCAAGTCTGAAGCCCGCAGTGTGCGGATCGAGCTTGAAGGCTGCGACCTGACGGGCCTCACCGACAACACCGTCACCACCACTTTCACCGCGTCACCGTCGAGCGCTGTACCGGGTGCGATCGGCACCGTCGGGGGGGCCGGCAACATCGGCATCATGATGACCCATGGCGGCCAAGTGATTGACCTGGGCACCCCTACCACCCCGCAGGCCATCACCACCGGCGACAACACGTTGGAGTTCGGTGCCTATGTGCAAGGCGCCGCTACCGGCGACATCGTCCCGGGTGATTTCAGCGCGGTCACCAACTTCACCTTGGCTTATCAGTAA
- a CDS encoding siderophore-interacting protein, protein MNTQAIHRVTHEIKRRRLQVLRVVDITPRMRRVTFGGPELAGFISLGSDDHIKLLFPQNAAEQAALESPTFNIKGEGPQPAMRDYTPRRFDLSIGELDIDFVLHGDGPASTWAEQVQVGQHLYIGGPRGSMIVPDIFDSYLLIGDETALPAIARRLEELPAGRKVLAVIEIANVAEQQALQSAADVDVMWVVRGQDDLLDTVRTLTLPSGALYSFVATETKLSRQVRRVLLDTHKVNEEFLKAVGYWRAEGSEED, encoded by the coding sequence ATGAATACGCAAGCTATCCACCGCGTCACCCACGAAATCAAACGTCGTCGCCTGCAAGTGCTGCGGGTAGTCGATATCACCCCACGCATGCGCCGCGTCACCTTCGGCGGGCCGGAACTGGCGGGGTTTATCAGCCTGGGCAGCGACGACCACATCAAACTGCTGTTCCCGCAGAACGCCGCCGAACAGGCCGCACTCGAAAGCCCGACCTTCAACATCAAGGGTGAAGGACCGCAACCGGCCATGCGTGACTACACGCCGCGTCGCTTTGACCTGAGCATCGGCGAGCTGGATATCGACTTCGTGCTGCACGGCGACGGCCCTGCCTCCACATGGGCCGAGCAAGTGCAGGTAGGCCAACACCTGTACATCGGCGGGCCACGCGGTTCGATGATCGTGCCGGATATCTTCGACAGCTACCTGCTGATCGGCGATGAAACCGCACTGCCCGCCATCGCGCGCCGCCTGGAAGAATTGCCGGCGGGCCGCAAGGTACTGGCCGTGATTGAAATCGCCAATGTGGCGGAACAGCAAGCCCTGCAAAGTGCCGCCGATGTGGACGTGATGTGGGTGGTGCGCGGCCAGGATGACCTGCTCGACACCGTACGCACACTGACGCTGCCGAGCGGCGCGCTATACAGCTTCGTCGCGACTGAAACCAAGCTGTCGCGCCAGGTGCGGCGCGTGCTGCTGGACACGCACAAGGTCAATGAAGAGTTCCTCAAGGCCGTGGGTTACTGGCGCGCCGAAGGCAGCGAAGAAGACTAG
- a CDS encoding fimbrial protein codes for MTFWQQRALLALCSIGLCNGASANLTFSGTLNEPPPCTIDAGNTIEVDFGDVGVKRVDGEKYRKGVGYIISCGNDTLPWELKLSVNGTATAFDGSAVQTSVPDLGIRLFQNNVPFLLNTPLDISLSSPPTLEVVPVKRLGAVLTPARFTAVATLLAEYE; via the coding sequence ATGACATTTTGGCAGCAGCGAGCGTTGCTCGCCTTGTGTTCCATCGGCCTTTGCAATGGTGCGTCGGCCAACCTGACGTTCAGCGGAACACTGAACGAGCCTCCGCCCTGCACGATTGATGCTGGAAACACCATTGAAGTCGACTTTGGGGACGTCGGTGTAAAGCGCGTCGATGGTGAGAAATACCGTAAGGGGGTCGGTTACATCATCAGTTGCGGCAACGACACGCTGCCGTGGGAGTTGAAGTTGAGTGTTAACGGCACAGCCACGGCGTTTGATGGCTCGGCGGTGCAGACCAGTGTGCCTGACCTGGGCATCCGGCTGTTTCAAAATAACGTGCCGTTTCTACTCAATACGCCACTGGACATCAGCCTGTCGTCCCCGCCGACATTGGAAGTTGTACCTGTCAAACGGCTAGGGGCCGTACTGACCCCCGCAAGGTTTACAGCGGTGGCCACGCTGTTGGCCGAATACGAGTAG
- a CDS encoding Pr6Pr family membrane protein: protein MKRFAAVAALAGWAGLAIQQYLIFYSRWDAGASLLGGLINFFSFFTVLTNTLVVVVLSYALVSRDSAAKRFFLAPNVSSGIAASIVVVSLAYNLLLRHLWSPAGFQFIADELLHDVMPVLFLIYWWRYVPKGTLRLKHIAGWVIYPLVYFAYVLLRGHLLGQYQYPFIDVDSLGYPQVFANAGGILAGFIVIAVAVVGLDKCLKSPTN from the coding sequence ATGAAGCGCTTTGCCGCGGTTGCGGCGCTGGCTGGTTGGGCGGGGCTGGCGATTCAGCAATACCTTATTTTCTATTCACGCTGGGACGCCGGCGCCAGCCTGTTGGGCGGGCTGATCAACTTTTTCAGTTTCTTCACCGTGCTCACCAACACCTTGGTCGTGGTGGTGTTGAGCTATGCGCTGGTCAGTCGGGATTCAGCCGCGAAGCGGTTTTTCCTGGCACCCAACGTCAGTAGTGGGATTGCTGCGAGCATCGTCGTGGTGAGCCTGGCGTACAACCTGCTGCTGCGGCATTTGTGGAGCCCCGCAGGCTTTCAATTTATCGCCGACGAATTGCTGCACGACGTGATGCCGGTGCTGTTTTTAATCTACTGGTGGCGATATGTGCCCAAGGGCACGTTGCGCCTCAAACACATTGCCGGGTGGGTGATCTACCCGCTGGTGTACTTCGCTTATGTGCTATTGCGCGGGCATCTGCTCGGGCAATATCAGTACCCGTTCATTGATGTGGACAGCCTCGGTTATCCACAAGTGTTTGCGAATGCCGGGGGGATTCTGGCGGGGTTCATCGTGATTGCAGTGGCGGTGGTGGGGTTGGATAAATGCCTGAAGTCGCCGACGAACTAA
- a CDS encoding fimbrial protein, translated as MMLIAPDVCAQDTAQGDGIVTLGGEIVDSACGLEAVSADQTIEMPPEPIGRLLRNATGVRQPFQLRLVNCSLTRPDPSRPGVNLPDWEHLRVTFDGPHDRAGRSFAVFGGSQGVALHIEDAAGQESVPGEPMALVPLVNGDMTLHYTLRLVGNGLPLVTGAHTAAVRFKLEYF; from the coding sequence ATGATGCTTATCGCCCCCGATGTTTGCGCGCAGGACACTGCGCAAGGCGATGGGATTGTCACGCTGGGAGGAGAGATCGTTGACTCCGCCTGCGGGCTGGAAGCAGTCAGTGCCGATCAAACCATCGAGATGCCTCCTGAACCGATAGGCCGGCTGTTGCGCAATGCGACGGGCGTACGACAGCCCTTCCAGTTGCGCCTGGTCAATTGCTCATTGACTCGTCCCGACCCATCGCGGCCCGGTGTAAACCTTCCCGATTGGGAGCATCTGCGCGTGACCTTTGACGGTCCTCACGACAGAGCAGGGCGTTCCTTTGCCGTCTTTGGCGGCTCGCAAGGGGTCGCGCTGCACATTGAGGACGCTGCGGGTCAGGAGAGTGTTCCGGGTGAGCCGATGGCTTTGGTGCCGTTGGTCAATGGCGACATGACACTTCACTACACCCTTCGCTTGGTCGGCAATGGACTGCCGCTGGTGACAGGTGCTCACACGGCCGCAGTGCGGTTCAAGCTGGAATACTTTTGA
- a CDS encoding fimbria/pilus periplasmic chaperone translates to MMLTTRFTPQALVLLALGLSQSANAAVGLDRTRVIFDGGKDATSVNITNNNTQLPYLAQGWIEDEEGKKITTPLIVLPPVQRLEPGKQSQVKVQALPAAKSLPQDRETVYYFNLREIPPRSDKSNTLQIALQTRIKLFYRPQAITPSQQDLSNPWQEKLTLTREGDHYQVSNPTPYYVTLVDARDSKDGKTVPGFVPVMVPPKGTLQLGPTATALGTAPYLAYVNDYGGRPLLAFTCSGQTCKVNVQASAPNK, encoded by the coding sequence ATGATGCTAACTACACGTTTCACACCTCAGGCTCTTGTGCTGCTGGCGCTGGGCTTGAGCCAGAGTGCTAACGCAGCTGTCGGCCTGGACCGTACCCGCGTGATTTTTGATGGTGGCAAAGATGCCACCAGCGTGAATATCACCAATAACAATACCCAATTGCCGTATTTGGCCCAGGGCTGGATCGAGGATGAAGAGGGCAAAAAAATCACCACGCCCCTGATCGTGCTACCGCCGGTTCAACGCTTGGAGCCTGGGAAGCAAAGCCAGGTGAAAGTTCAGGCGCTGCCGGCGGCGAAATCGTTACCGCAGGACCGGGAGACGGTCTACTACTTCAACTTGAGGGAAATCCCGCCGCGCAGTGACAAGTCCAACACCCTGCAAATTGCGCTGCAAACCCGGATCAAATTGTTCTACCGGCCGCAAGCGATTACGCCAAGCCAGCAAGACCTGTCCAACCCTTGGCAGGAAAAACTGACCCTGACCCGCGAAGGCGACCACTACCAGGTAAGCAACCCTACGCCTTACTACGTGACCCTGGTGGATGCGCGCGACAGCAAGGACGGCAAAACCGTGCCGGGGTTTGTGCCAGTGATGGTCCCGCCCAAAGGCACGCTTCAACTGGGCCCGACTGCCACGGCCCTCGGCACAGCGCCCTATTTGGCCTACGTGAATGATTACGGCGGCCGTCCGCTGCTGGCGTTCACCTGCAGCGGCCAAACGTGCAAGGTCAATGTGCAAGCCTCAGCGCCTAACAAGTAA
- a CDS encoding VF530 family DNA-binding protein — protein MTATSNDPLHGVTLQHVLTTLVEHYEWSGLAERIDIRCFKSDPSIKSSLTFLRKTPWAREKVESLYVKLMRTKRPLD, from the coding sequence ATGACCGCGACAAGCAACGACCCGCTCCACGGCGTGACTCTGCAGCACGTCCTCACCACCCTGGTGGAACATTACGAATGGAGCGGCCTGGCCGAACGTATTGATATCCGCTGCTTCAAGAGCGACCCGAGCATCAAGTCGAGCCTGACGTTCCTGCGCAAAACTCCGTGGGCGCGGGAGAAAGTCGAAAGCTTGTACGTCAAGCTGATGCGCACCAAACGCCCGCTGGACTGA
- a CDS encoding outer membrane usher protein, with product MLNTSKVKTTLRPTIFGGLMSLAGTALGAGDIEFNTDVLDLIDRTNIDLSRFARSGFILPGTYAMVVQINNQVMAEQSVAFYPPDNDPKGSQACLSPALVEQLGLKESGAATRAWWKGGQCLDTQSLPGMEVSGDLATATLNINVPQAYLEYSAINWDPPSRWDDGVPGLLVDYNLTAQSNYQRNERARNNLSGNGTVGANAGAWRLRADWQGRVEKGREGPAGNRQLEWSRYYAYRAIPALKARLVVGENYLYSDLFDSFRFTGAALNSDESQLPPNLRGYAPEVVGVAKTNAKVVISQQGRVLHETLVAAGPFRIQDLNDAVTGKLDVRVEEQDGSVHSFQMDTAGVPYLTRPGQVRYKVATGRPTNLQYGAEGDVFGTGEFSWGISNGWSLFGGGMSDNNYRALSVGAGRDLLAFGAVSVDVTQSHASVWNESLSGKSYRLQYSKNFEQYDSQVTFAGYRFSDKNFLSMAEYLDARHYGLNGELGGRGRYNENGEYSEDWRPIGGSKALYTVTVNKQFRDLGATVYASYNKQTYWDRPDTQRWNLSLSRYFNVGSVKNMSLSLNAYRTLEYNYKDNGMSLTVSLPLGPTGTLSLDANRSAGDNTFSTRYSDRLNERNSYQLSASNNSAGGYLSHIGDQADIDVSASTQKGSYSSLGVSARGGGTLTPYGAALHRTNSTGGTRLMVDTAGVADVPVRGYGTPTRSNAFGKAVISDISSYQRTAASVDLEKLPSNVEATQSMTQLTLTEGAIGYRSLDVIAGEKAMAVLRLPDGSSPPFGATVKNLKQQDTGIMNDGGNVYLSGIQPGEQMSVSWGGDARCIFTLPVILPTDGLTHALQLRCQLVANDPSLPEPAALTGKRTDMENPSS from the coding sequence ATGTTGAATACGTCCAAGGTCAAAACTACGCTCCGTCCCACTATATTTGGCGGGTTAATGTCACTGGCAGGCACTGCACTGGGTGCCGGGGATATCGAGTTTAATACCGATGTTCTTGATCTAATTGATCGCACTAATATCGACTTGTCTCGTTTTGCGCGCAGCGGCTTTATTCTGCCGGGCACTTACGCGATGGTTGTACAGATCAATAACCAAGTGATGGCTGAGCAGTCGGTGGCGTTCTACCCTCCCGATAATGATCCCAAAGGCAGTCAGGCCTGTTTGTCACCGGCGCTGGTGGAACAATTGGGCTTGAAAGAGTCCGGCGCCGCCACACGTGCGTGGTGGAAAGGCGGGCAGTGCCTGGATACTCAAAGTTTGCCAGGTATGGAGGTCAGTGGTGATTTGGCCACCGCCACACTGAACATTAACGTCCCACAGGCCTACCTTGAGTACAGCGCTATTAACTGGGACCCGCCCTCCCGTTGGGATGATGGGGTGCCCGGGTTGTTGGTTGACTACAACCTGACGGCGCAATCGAACTACCAAAGGAATGAGCGGGCCCGCAATAACCTCAGTGGTAACGGAACCGTGGGGGCCAATGCCGGGGCCTGGCGCCTGAGGGCGGATTGGCAGGGGCGTGTCGAAAAAGGCCGTGAAGGGCCGGCCGGGAATCGCCAACTGGAGTGGAGCCGTTACTACGCGTATCGCGCAATTCCTGCGTTGAAGGCGCGCTTGGTGGTGGGCGAGAACTACCTGTATTCCGACCTGTTCGACAGCTTCCGCTTCACGGGTGCTGCGCTCAATTCGGATGAAAGCCAGCTGCCACCCAACTTGCGTGGTTACGCCCCGGAAGTCGTCGGGGTGGCCAAGACCAATGCGAAAGTCGTTATCAGCCAACAGGGGCGTGTGCTGCATGAAACCCTGGTCGCGGCGGGGCCTTTTCGCATTCAGGACCTTAATGACGCTGTGACCGGCAAGCTGGATGTGCGGGTGGAAGAGCAGGACGGCTCGGTGCACTCTTTCCAGATGGACACGGCAGGCGTTCCCTACCTGACGCGACCGGGGCAAGTTCGTTACAAGGTGGCGACCGGTCGACCGACCAATCTTCAGTACGGCGCCGAAGGTGACGTTTTTGGCACCGGCGAGTTCTCTTGGGGGATCAGCAACGGCTGGTCGCTGTTTGGCGGCGGTATGTCGGACAACAACTACCGTGCGCTGTCTGTCGGGGCGGGGCGTGACCTGCTGGCATTCGGGGCGGTCTCGGTGGATGTCACGCAATCCCACGCAAGCGTGTGGAACGAGTCGCTCTCGGGTAAATCCTATCGGCTTCAATATTCCAAGAACTTTGAACAGTACGACAGCCAGGTGACCTTCGCCGGTTACCGGTTTTCCGATAAGAACTTTTTGAGTATGGCCGAATACCTGGATGCCCGTCATTACGGGTTGAACGGCGAACTCGGCGGGCGCGGGCGCTACAACGAGAACGGTGAATACAGCGAGGACTGGAGGCCGATAGGTGGCAGCAAGGCCCTTTATACGGTGACGGTGAATAAACAATTTCGTGACCTGGGCGCCACCGTTTACGCCAGTTACAACAAGCAAACGTATTGGGACCGGCCGGACACCCAGCGTTGGAACCTGTCGTTGTCCCGCTACTTTAATGTGGGCTCGGTCAAAAACATGAGCCTGTCGCTGAACGCGTACCGCACGCTGGAATACAACTACAAAGACAACGGCATGTCGCTGACGGTGAGTTTGCCGTTGGGGCCCACCGGCACACTGTCGCTGGATGCCAATCGGTCCGCAGGCGACAACACGTTTTCAACGCGCTACAGCGATCGCCTCAATGAGCGTAATAGTTACCAGCTCAGTGCAAGCAACAACTCCGCCGGTGGTTATCTGAGTCATATCGGTGACCAGGCCGACATTGATGTAAGCGCCAGCACGCAAAAAGGCAGTTACAGCAGCCTCGGTGTATCCGCTCGCGGCGGTGGCACGCTCACACCTTACGGCGCGGCGCTGCACCGTACCAATAGCACCGGCGGTACCCGTCTGATGGTCGATACCGCAGGTGTCGCCGATGTGCCTGTGCGCGGTTATGGCACACCGACCCGCAGCAACGCTTTCGGCAAGGCGGTTATTTCCGACATCAGCAGCTACCAGCGTACGGCGGCCAGTGTTGATCTGGAGAAGTTGCCGAGCAATGTCGAAGCCACTCAATCAATGACGCAACTGACGCTCACCGAAGGCGCTATCGGTTATCGATCGCTGGACGTGATCGCCGGTGAGAAAGCCATGGCTGTTCTGCGCCTGCCGGACGGCAGTTCGCCGCCCTTCGGTGCGACGGTGAAAAACCTCAAACAGCAGGACACCGGGATTATGAATGACGGCGGCAACGTCTACCTGAGTGGCATTCAGCCTGGGGAGCAGATGAGCGTCAGTTGGGGAGGGGATGCGCGATGCATCTTCACGCTGCCTGTCATTTTGCCAACCGATGGTTTGACCCATGCCCTGCAACTGCGCTGCCAACTGGTAGCCAATGACCCTTCCTTGCCCGAGCCCGCAGCGCTGACCGGCAAGCGTACCGATATGGAGAACCCATCCTCATGA
- a CDS encoding fimbrial protein — protein sequence MAKSSGSRALLIGGGLLLAVSQSAQADTSLTIRAVIIAPPPCVINSGGTLDVPFGNDLLTSRVDGVNYRRDVPYTVTCDSPFNNAMKLELKGTGASFDSRVLLTRKTDLGVKLFVNGADWPLNTAVNFTHPNFPVVQAVPVKRAGSSLTGGAFDAAATLVVDYQ from the coding sequence ATGGCTAAGTCAAGCGGCTCGCGGGCCCTTCTTATCGGTGGCGGCCTGCTTTTGGCCGTCAGCCAAAGCGCGCAGGCCGATACGAGTCTGACCATCCGCGCGGTGATCATCGCGCCCCCGCCGTGTGTGATTAACAGCGGCGGTACGCTGGATGTGCCGTTCGGCAATGATCTTCTGACGTCACGGGTTGACGGGGTCAATTACCGTCGGGACGTGCCTTATACCGTCACCTGTGATTCCCCCTTCAACAACGCGATGAAGCTGGAACTCAAGGGCACAGGCGCTTCGTTCGACAGTCGCGTGCTCTTGACCCGCAAGACAGACCTTGGGGTAAAGCTGTTCGTCAATGGCGCTGACTGGCCATTGAATACGGCCGTGAATTTTACCCATCCAAACTTTCCGGTCGTGCAGGCGGTGCCTGTCAAGCGCGCGGGCAGCAGCCTCACGGGAGGCGCATTTGATGCCGCCGCCACCCTCGTGGTCGATTACCAATGA